A region from the Catellatospora sp. TT07R-123 genome encodes:
- a CDS encoding alpha/beta hydrolase, translating into MAAAVRVVATVLLVVALLLTAVWALQRRLIYLPDRSDPGPAQRALPGSRDVELTTSDGLRLAAWLVPPTGPDRDIAVLYAPGNGGNRAGRAPLAAALAGRGFTVLLLDYRGFGGNPGSPDEEGLARDVRAARAHLVTVEGADPQRLIYFGESLGCAVVTEMAAELPPAGLLLRSPFTDLAAAGAANYPFLPVRLLLRDRFPVAEQLAGISVPTAVVYGSADTVVPTRLSQEVAARAGGPVEVTVVEGANHNDADLFDGPQVIAAVIRLADRVDRATR; encoded by the coding sequence ATGGCGGCGGCGGTGCGGGTGGTGGCGACGGTGCTGCTGGTCGTCGCCCTCCTGCTGACAGCGGTATGGGCGCTACAGCGCCGCCTCATCTACCTGCCCGACCGCTCCGATCCCGGCCCCGCCCAGCGGGCCCTGCCGGGCAGCCGCGACGTGGAGCTCACCACTTCGGACGGTCTGCGGCTGGCGGCGTGGCTGGTGCCGCCGACCGGCCCCGACCGCGACATCGCGGTGCTGTACGCGCCGGGCAACGGCGGCAACCGGGCCGGGCGGGCGCCGCTGGCCGCGGCGCTGGCCGGGCGGGGCTTCACGGTGCTGCTGCTGGACTACCGCGGCTTCGGCGGCAACCCGGGCAGCCCCGACGAGGAGGGCCTGGCCCGCGACGTACGGGCCGCGCGGGCGCACCTGGTCACCGTCGAGGGCGCCGACCCGCAGCGGCTGATCTACTTCGGGGAGAGCCTCGGCTGCGCCGTCGTGACCGAGATGGCGGCGGAACTGCCGCCCGCGGGGCTGCTGCTGCGCTCGCCGTTCACGGACCTGGCCGCGGCCGGTGCCGCCAACTACCCGTTCCTGCCGGTGCGGCTGCTGCTGCGCGACCGGTTCCCGGTGGCCGAGCAGCTCGCGGGGATCAGCGTGCCGACCGCGGTCGTCTATGGCAGCGCGGACACGGTCGTGCCCACCCGGCTGAGCCAGGAGGTCGCCGCACGGGCGGGCGGCCCGGTCGAGGTGACCGTGGTGGAGGGGGCGAACCACAACGACGCCGACCTGTTCGACGGACCTCAGGTCATCGCCGCGGTGATCCGCCTGGCCGACCGCGTCGACCGCGCCACCCGCTGA
- a CDS encoding ABC transporter substrate-binding protein, giving the protein MLARPTNLTRRGFLGAAGLAGLGTVLAACGGTDTPVGAAASSGPWAFTDDRGVKVGKDKAPTRIVAFTGTAAALYDFGVKVTGVFGPTTLKDGSADPQAGNLPVTDVTVLGNTWGEFNVEKYAGLSPELLVTNTYVKDALWYVPDEAKDKIAQLAPSVAFNMIGTDLQKIIERYAAFAASLGADLAAPPVADAKKRFETAAEAIRTAARANGGLKVMACSGSADLFYVSTPSSAADLTFFESLGVTFVQPDNVEGGFFESLSWEKAGKYAADVLLLDSRSGTLQPTDLAAKPTWAGLPAVKAGQITPWLSEPRFSYAGAAPLLETLATALQNAKKVA; this is encoded by the coding sequence ATGCTCGCACGTCCCACGAACCTGACCCGTCGCGGCTTCCTCGGCGCTGCCGGCCTGGCCGGCCTCGGCACCGTACTCGCGGCCTGCGGGGGCACCGACACCCCGGTCGGTGCCGCGGCCTCGTCCGGCCCGTGGGCCTTCACCGACGACCGCGGTGTCAAGGTCGGCAAGGACAAGGCGCCGACCCGCATCGTCGCGTTCACCGGCACCGCGGCCGCGCTGTACGACTTCGGCGTCAAGGTCACCGGCGTGTTCGGCCCGACCACGCTCAAGGACGGCTCGGCCGACCCGCAGGCGGGCAACCTGCCGGTCACGGACGTCACCGTGCTGGGCAACACCTGGGGCGAGTTCAACGTCGAGAAGTACGCCGGGCTCAGCCCGGAGCTGCTGGTCACCAACACCTACGTCAAGGACGCCCTCTGGTACGTCCCGGACGAGGCCAAGGACAAGATCGCGCAGCTGGCGCCGAGCGTGGCGTTCAACATGATCGGTACCGACCTCCAGAAGATCATCGAGCGGTACGCCGCCTTCGCCGCCTCGCTGGGCGCCGACCTGGCCGCGCCACCCGTCGCCGACGCCAAGAAGCGCTTCGAGACCGCCGCCGAGGCGATCCGCACCGCGGCCAGGGCCAACGGCGGCCTCAAGGTCATGGCCTGCTCCGGCAGCGCCGACCTGTTCTACGTCTCCACGCCGAGCTCGGCCGCCGACCTGACGTTCTTCGAGTCGCTGGGCGTGACCTTCGTCCAGCCCGACAACGTCGAGGGCGGCTTCTTCGAGAGCCTGAGCTGGGAGAAGGCGGGCAAGTACGCCGCCGACGTGCTGCTGCTCGACTCCCGCTCCGGCACCCTCCAGCCGACCGACCTGGCCGCCAAGCCCACCTGGGCCGGGCTGCCCGCGGTCAAGGCCGGGCAGATCACGCCGTGGCTGAGCGAGCCGCGCTTCTCCTACGCCGGCGCCGCCCCGCTGCTGGAGACCCTCGCCACCGCGCTGCAGAACGCCAAGAAGGTCGCCTGA
- a CDS encoding iron ABC transporter permease — protein MPPADPPPTTPVPPAQTRRIPRAAGLVAAALLLTAVAAASLALGTKQVPLSDVWTGLVHPDGRENHVIVHDLRLPRTLLGLLVGAALGLAGSVMQALTRNPLADPGLLGVNAGAAAAVVSAASFLGLRSLSGYLWFALLGAAVVSAVVYVLGGGRHATPVRLALSGTALTAALTGYVSAVILLDSAALDIMRFWTVGSLASANRAVLGQVAPVLIAGIVLALLLAGPLNALALGDDAARALGARTDRTRAAALIAITLLCGAATAACGPIVFLGLLAPHLVRPLSGPDLRWLLPYAALLAPALLLAADVLGRIAARPSELQAGITVAVVGAPLFVALVRRRTVQR, from the coding sequence ATGCCCCCGGCTGATCCACCCCCGACGACCCCCGTCCCACCTGCGCAGACCCGCCGCATCCCCCGCGCCGCCGGTCTCGTCGCCGCCGCGCTGCTGCTGACCGCCGTCGCCGCCGCCAGCCTCGCGCTGGGCACTAAGCAGGTCCCGCTGTCCGACGTCTGGACCGGACTGGTCCACCCCGACGGCCGTGAGAACCACGTGATCGTGCACGACCTGCGCCTGCCCCGCACCCTGCTCGGCCTGCTCGTCGGCGCCGCGCTCGGCCTGGCCGGCAGCGTGATGCAGGCGCTGACCCGCAACCCGCTGGCCGACCCCGGCCTGCTCGGCGTCAACGCGGGCGCCGCCGCGGCCGTCGTCAGCGCCGCCAGCTTCCTCGGCCTGCGCTCGCTGTCGGGCTACCTGTGGTTCGCGCTGCTCGGGGCCGCCGTGGTCAGCGCCGTCGTGTACGTCCTCGGCGGCGGCCGCCACGCCACCCCGGTCCGCCTGGCCCTGTCCGGGACCGCGCTCACCGCCGCGCTCACCGGCTACGTCAGCGCCGTGATCCTGCTGGACAGCGCCGCGCTGGACATCATGCGCTTCTGGACGGTCGGCTCGCTCGCCTCGGCCAACCGCGCCGTGCTCGGCCAGGTCGCCCCGGTGCTGATCGCGGGCATCGTGCTCGCCCTGCTGCTGGCCGGGCCGCTCAACGCCCTGGCCCTGGGCGACGACGCCGCCCGCGCCCTGGGCGCCCGCACCGACCGCACCCGCGCCGCGGCCCTGATCGCGATCACGCTGCTGTGCGGAGCCGCCACCGCCGCCTGCGGCCCGATCGTCTTCCTCGGCCTGCTCGCCCCCCACCTGGTCCGCCCGCTGAGCGGCCCCGACCTGCGCTGGCTGCTGCCGTACGCCGCGCTGCTGGCCCCCGCGCTGCTGCTGGCCGCCGACGTGCTCGGCCGGATCGCGGCGCGCCCCTCGGAGCTCCAGGCCGGGATCACCGTCGCCGTGGTCGGCGCGCCCCTGTTCGTCGCGCTGGTCCGCCGCCGGACGGTGCAGCGGTGA
- a CDS encoding iron chelate uptake ABC transporter family permease subunit, translated as MSAGRTVLRGGALSLRTPTRALVAGLAVALAALALAVWQLGYGDFPMTPLDVVKVLLGDGSPAQRFIVTELRLPRVAVAVLVGIALGLAGAVFQSVTRNPLGSPDVVGFGYGSATGALVAIVLADAGALGTSLGAAAGGVLAGLAVWLLAWRCGSHGYRIVLVGIGIAAALNSVNNYLLTRAEFVDATRATVWLTGSLNGRDAAHVWPLLAAVLVLAPVVLLGGRALRALELGDDAAQALGVRADHTRLVQLGAAVLLTAAATAAAGPISFVALTAPQLARRITGAPGPNTLPAAGVGAVLVLAADGVAQHAFGDTQLPVGVLTGVLGGVYLVWLLYRQRRAGRV; from the coding sequence GTGAGCGCCGGGCGGACCGTGCTGCGCGGCGGCGCCCTGTCCCTGCGTACGCCCACCCGCGCGCTGGTCGCCGGGCTGGCCGTGGCCCTGGCCGCGCTCGCGCTGGCCGTGTGGCAGCTCGGCTACGGCGACTTCCCGATGACGCCGCTCGACGTGGTCAAGGTGCTGCTCGGCGACGGCAGCCCGGCCCAGCGGTTCATCGTGACCGAGCTGCGCCTGCCCCGCGTGGCCGTGGCCGTGCTGGTCGGCATCGCCCTCGGGCTGGCCGGAGCCGTGTTCCAGAGCGTCACCCGCAACCCGCTGGGCAGCCCCGACGTCGTCGGCTTCGGCTACGGCTCGGCCACCGGCGCGCTGGTCGCGATCGTGCTCGCCGACGCCGGCGCCCTGGGCACCAGCCTCGGCGCGGCCGCCGGCGGCGTCCTGGCCGGACTGGCCGTATGGCTGCTGGCCTGGCGCTGCGGCAGCCACGGGTACCGCATCGTGCTGGTCGGCATCGGCATCGCCGCCGCCCTCAACTCCGTCAACAACTACCTGCTCACCCGGGCCGAGTTCGTCGACGCCACCCGCGCCACGGTCTGGCTCACCGGCTCGCTCAACGGCCGCGACGCCGCCCACGTGTGGCCGCTGCTGGCGGCGGTGCTGGTGCTGGCACCGGTCGTCCTGCTCGGCGGCCGCGCCCTGCGCGCCCTCGAACTCGGCGACGACGCCGCCCAGGCCCTCGGCGTACGCGCCGACCACACCCGCCTGGTGCAGCTCGGCGCGGCCGTGCTGCTGACGGCCGCCGCGACCGCCGCGGCGGGCCCGATCTCGTTCGTGGCGCTGACCGCGCCGCAGCTCGCCCGCCGCATCACGGGCGCGCCCGGCCCGAACACGCTGCCCGCCGCCGGGGTCGGGGCCGTGCTCGTGCTGGCCGCCGACGGTGTGGCGCAGCACGCGTTCGGCGACACCCAGCTGCCCGTCGGCGTGCTCACCGGCGTGCTCGGCGGCGTGTACCTCGTCTGGCTGCTCTACCGCCAGCGCCGGGCGGGCCGGGTATGA
- a CDS encoding ABC transporter ATP-binding protein, protein MTTTATPAAATPSTPQEQTVTRLAADDLTLAYDGRVVAAGLSVSIPDDSFTIIVGPNACGKSTLLRALSRLLRPTRGQVHLDGQVISSLPTREVARRLGLLPQSSIAPDGITVADLVARGRYPHQGLLRQWSREDERIVTESMAATGVADLAERAVDELSGGQRQRVWIAMALAQQTPLLLLDEPTTFLDIAHQIEVLELCRTLQQQGRTLVAVLHDLNQAARYATHLIAMRGGSIVAEGTPADVVTPELVEQVFGLPCRIIEDPETGTPLVVPRANR, encoded by the coding sequence ATGACCACCACCGCCACCCCAGCCGCCGCCACCCCCTCCACCCCTCAGGAGCAGACCGTGACCAGGCTCGCCGCCGACGATCTCACCCTCGCCTACGACGGGCGGGTGGTGGCCGCCGGGCTCAGCGTGTCCATCCCCGACGACTCGTTCACGATCATCGTGGGCCCCAACGCCTGCGGCAAGTCGACGCTGCTGCGCGCCCTGTCGCGGCTGCTGCGCCCGACCCGGGGGCAGGTGCACCTGGACGGTCAGGTGATCTCGTCGCTGCCCACCCGCGAGGTGGCCCGGCGGCTGGGCCTGCTGCCGCAGTCGTCGATCGCGCCCGACGGCATCACCGTGGCCGACCTGGTCGCCCGCGGCCGGTACCCGCACCAGGGCCTGCTGCGGCAGTGGTCGCGCGAGGACGAGCGGATCGTCACCGAGTCGATGGCCGCGACCGGCGTCGCCGACCTGGCCGAGCGGGCCGTCGACGAGCTGTCCGGCGGCCAGCGGCAGCGGGTGTGGATCGCGATGGCGCTGGCCCAGCAGACGCCGCTGCTGCTGCTGGACGAGCCGACCACGTTCCTGGACATCGCGCACCAGATCGAGGTGCTGGAGCTGTGCCGCACGCTCCAGCAGCAGGGCCGCACCCTGGTCGCGGTGCTGCACGACCTCAACCAGGCCGCCCGCTACGCCACCCACCTGATCGCGATGCGCGGCGGGTCGATCGTGGCCGAGGGCACGCCCGCCGACGTGGTCACGCCCGAGCTGGTCGAGCAGGTGTTCGGCCTGCCGTGCCGGATCATCGAGGACCCGGAGACCGGCACGCCGCTGGTCGTGCCGCGCGCGAACCGGTAG
- a CDS encoding GH1 family beta-glucosidase produces MTAVAPEQLTGTALRFPQGFRWGAATASYQIEGAASEDGRTPSIWDTFSRTPGKVFQGHTGDVACDHYHRFRDDVAIMAELGLGTYRFSVAWPRIKPDGSGPVNSRGLDFYDRLVDELLAKGISPMATLYHWDLPQALEDRGGWTNRDTAYYFADLAAAMVARLGDRVATWTTLNEPWCSSFLGYASGIHAPGRQDARASFEALHHLLLAHGLGVRALRAGGAREVSLTLNMTSVRPLNPADPHDQAAARHIDGLQNRIFLDPVLRGFYPEDMRALFERFGAAHVIKPGDDAVIASPIDLLGVNYYQPALVRAKIGATAGLTNPGSEGIEEVRQPHPVTDMDWPVDPSGLYELLMRLATDYPNTPLMITENGAAYADVVEDGRVHDSDRIGFLDGHLRAVHAALAEGADLRGYLAWSLMDNYEWGYGYGKRFGIVHVDYDTQRRILKDSARWYAEVIGRNGLE; encoded by the coding sequence GTGACCGCCGTCGCACCAGAACAGCTCACCGGCACCGCCCTGCGGTTCCCGCAGGGCTTCCGGTGGGGCGCGGCCACGGCCTCCTACCAGATCGAAGGCGCCGCCAGCGAAGACGGACGCACCCCCAGCATCTGGGACACCTTCTCCCGTACCCCGGGCAAGGTGTTCCAGGGTCACACCGGTGACGTGGCCTGCGACCACTACCACCGGTTCCGTGACGACGTGGCGATCATGGCCGAGCTCGGGCTCGGCACCTACCGGTTCTCGGTCGCCTGGCCGCGGATCAAGCCGGACGGCTCCGGCCCGGTCAACTCCCGCGGCCTGGACTTCTACGACCGCCTCGTCGACGAGCTGCTGGCCAAGGGCATCTCGCCCATGGCCACCCTCTATCACTGGGACCTGCCGCAGGCCCTGGAGGACCGGGGCGGCTGGACCAACCGCGACACGGCCTACTACTTCGCCGACCTGGCCGCCGCCATGGTGGCCCGGCTCGGCGACCGGGTCGCGACCTGGACCACGCTGAACGAGCCGTGGTGCTCGTCGTTCCTCGGCTACGCCTCGGGCATCCACGCCCCGGGCCGCCAGGACGCCCGCGCGTCGTTCGAGGCGCTGCACCACCTGCTGCTCGCCCACGGCCTGGGCGTGCGCGCCCTGCGGGCCGGGGGCGCGCGGGAGGTGTCGCTGACGCTGAACATGACGTCGGTCCGGCCGCTGAACCCGGCCGACCCGCACGACCAGGCGGCGGCCCGGCACATCGACGGGCTGCAGAACCGGATCTTCCTCGACCCGGTGCTGCGCGGCTTCTACCCCGAGGACATGCGGGCGCTGTTCGAGCGGTTCGGCGCCGCGCATGTGATCAAGCCGGGCGACGATGCGGTCATCGCCTCGCCGATCGACCTGCTCGGGGTGAACTACTACCAGCCCGCGCTGGTGCGAGCCAAGATCGGTGCCACGGCCGGGCTGACCAACCCCGGCAGCGAGGGCATCGAAGAGGTGCGCCAGCCGCACCCGGTCACCGACATGGACTGGCCGGTCGACCCGTCCGGCCTGTACGAGCTGCTCATGAGGCTCGCGACGGACTACCCGAACACTCCGCTGATGATCACCGAGAACGGGGCTGCGTACGCGGACGTCGTGGAGGACGGCCGGGTGCACGACTCCGATCGGATCGGGTTCCTCGACGGCCACCTGCGCGCGGTGCACGCGGCTCTCGCCGAGGGCGCCGACCTGCGCGGCTACCTCGCGTGGTCGCTGATGGACAACTACGAGTGGGGCTACGGGTACGGCAAGCGCTTCGGCATCGTGCACGTCGACTACGACACCCAGCGGCGCATCCTGAAGGACAGCGCCCGCTGGTACGCCGAAGTGATCGGCCGTAACGGCCTCGAGTGA
- a CDS encoding carbohydrate ABC transporter permease has product MTTTTPAANSYAGRAAATVEPEAQIKRRRGFRADRRPGKLVYLALAGVALFSAFPLYWSLVVASHDNGILGQVPPPLGLGGNLFANLDRAFGTVPFFKALLNSVIISGAITFSVVLFSTLAGFSFAKLRFKGRNALLVVIIATMMIPNQLGIIPLYMLMAKIEWTGTLYAVVAPGLVSAFGVFFMTQYLREAVPDELLEAARVDGCTTIRIFWHVILPASKPAAAVLGMLTFMTAWNDFFWPLVVLTPEDPTVQTALSTLASGYIQDYSLSLTGTAIATVPLLVVFGLLGKYIIGGIMQGAVKS; this is encoded by the coding sequence ATGACCACCACGACCCCTGCCGCCAACTCGTACGCCGGCCGCGCCGCGGCCACCGTGGAGCCCGAGGCCCAGATCAAGCGCCGCCGCGGATTCCGCGCGGACCGCCGCCCCGGCAAGCTCGTCTACCTCGCCCTGGCCGGCGTGGCGCTGTTCTCGGCGTTCCCGCTGTACTGGTCGCTGGTCGTGGCCTCGCACGACAACGGCATCCTCGGCCAGGTCCCGCCGCCGCTCGGCCTCGGCGGCAACCTCTTCGCGAACCTGGACCGCGCGTTCGGCACCGTCCCGTTCTTCAAGGCGCTGCTGAACTCGGTCATCATCTCGGGAGCCATCACCTTCAGCGTGGTGCTGTTCTCGACGCTGGCCGGGTTCTCGTTCGCGAAGCTGCGGTTCAAGGGCCGCAACGCGCTGCTGGTGGTCATCATCGCCACGATGATGATCCCGAACCAGCTGGGCATCATCCCGCTCTACATGCTGATGGCGAAGATCGAGTGGACCGGCACGCTCTACGCGGTCGTCGCCCCTGGTCTGGTCAGCGCGTTCGGCGTGTTCTTCATGACCCAGTACCTGCGCGAGGCCGTCCCGGATGAGCTGCTCGAAGCGGCCCGGGTCGACGGCTGCACCACGATCCGCATCTTCTGGCACGTCATCCTTCCGGCCTCGAAGCCCGCCGCCGCGGTGCTGGGCATGCTGACGTTCATGACGGCGTGGAACGACTTCTTCTGGCCCCTGGTCGTGCTGACTCCCGAGGACCCGACGGTGCAGACCGCGCTGTCGACCCTGGCGTCGGGTTACATCCAGGACTACTCGCTGTCGCTGACCGGAACGGCGATCGCGACCGTGCCGCTGCTGGTCGTGTTCGGCCTGCTCGGCAAGTACATCATCGGAGGCATCATGCAAGGAGCGGTGAAGTCGTGA
- a CDS encoding carbohydrate ABC transporter permease yields the protein MKNALYRLDLKASPYLYVVPFFVLFAAFGVFPLAYTAWVSLHDWSLLSDTHTFVGIQNYKDLFADEYFWNALRNTAQIWVMSTVPQLIMALVLAHVLNQRLRAPTFWRMTALLPNITSVAAVAIIFGQIFGKDYGLINWLLDSLGLGRIDWQAGTASSQIAISVMIIWRWTGYNALIYLAAMQAVSKDLYDAASLDGASSFQQLTRITVPAIRPTIIFTVIISTIGGMQVLAEPLLFGGASVTGGSDRQFQTLSLYLYEVGFSRFDFGYASTAAWVMFFIIVIVAGINYFLTSRVRSSR from the coding sequence ATGAAAAACGCTCTCTACCGCCTTGACCTGAAGGCCTCGCCGTACCTGTACGTCGTGCCGTTCTTCGTGCTCTTCGCCGCGTTCGGGGTGTTCCCCCTGGCGTACACCGCGTGGGTGTCGCTGCACGACTGGAGCCTGCTGTCGGACACCCACACGTTCGTGGGCATCCAGAACTACAAGGACCTGTTCGCCGACGAGTACTTCTGGAACGCGCTGCGCAACACCGCCCAGATCTGGGTGATGTCCACCGTTCCGCAGCTGATCATGGCCCTCGTGCTGGCGCACGTGCTCAACCAGCGCCTGCGCGCCCCCACGTTCTGGCGCATGACGGCCCTGCTGCCCAACATCACGTCGGTGGCCGCGGTGGCGATCATCTTCGGGCAGATCTTCGGCAAGGACTACGGCCTGATCAACTGGCTGCTGGACTCGCTCGGCCTCGGCCGCATCGACTGGCAGGCCGGCACGGCGTCGTCGCAGATCGCGATCTCGGTCATGATCATCTGGCGGTGGACGGGCTACAACGCCCTGATCTACCTGGCCGCCATGCAGGCGGTGTCGAAGGACCTCTACGACGCGGCGTCGCTGGACGGTGCGAGCAGCTTCCAGCAGCTCACCCGGATCACGGTCCCGGCGATCCGCCCGACGATCATCTTCACGGTCATCATCTCCACGATCGGCGGCATGCAGGTCCTCGCCGAACCGCTGCTGTTCGGCGGGGCGAGCGTCACCGGCGGTTCGGACCGGCAGTTCCAGACGCTGTCGCTGTACCTGTACGAGGTCGGCTTCTCCCGCTTCGACTTCGGCTACGCCTCGACCGCGGCCTGGGTGATGTTCTTCATCATCGTCATCGTCGCCGGCATCAACTACTTCCTGACCAGCCGTGTGCGGAGCTCGCGATGA
- a CDS encoding extracellular solute-binding protein gives MRSVFSRRRVTAVAAPLLAAALALTTAACGGSDDPAKPGGKVKLTIATFGEFGYKDLYKEYMQLNPNVEITERITKAEDHHKNLAAHLATNTGAADIEAIEEGWAGQFTANPGKFYNWADYGANDIKSQWPAWKWQQGSAASGEVIGLGTDVGGMAMCYRRDIFEKAGLPTDREAVTKLWPTWEDYIATGVKFKAANVKGSSWMDGPTVMYRSVLGQQPVGIYDGANVVVETNPGVKKAWDLTIDAINKGLSAKIAAWSADWNAGMANGSFVTLACPSWMMAYIQSQAKDSSGKWDIAGIPGGGGNWGGSFLTLPKQGKNVAEASKLAKWLVAPEQQAKVFRALGNFPSTVSLYEQPVIKDFKNPFFNNAPVGQIFSQSVKTMVPQYMGPKSGDINTAIQNGLTRVEQGKQKPDEAWTQSLKDVKALL, from the coding sequence ATGCGTTCCGTGTTTTCGCGCCGGCGGGTCACCGCGGTCGCGGCGCCGCTGCTCGCGGCCGCGCTCGCGCTGACCACCGCCGCTTGCGGCGGTAGCGACGACCCGGCGAAGCCGGGTGGCAAGGTCAAGCTGACCATCGCCACGTTCGGCGAGTTCGGTTACAAGGATCTGTACAAGGAGTACATGCAGCTCAACCCGAACGTCGAGATCACTGAGCGGATCACGAAGGCTGAGGACCACCACAAGAACCTGGCGGCTCACCTGGCGACGAACACGGGTGCGGCTGACATCGAGGCGATCGAGGAGGGCTGGGCGGGCCAGTTCACCGCGAACCCCGGCAAGTTCTACAACTGGGCCGACTACGGCGCCAACGACATCAAGTCGCAGTGGCCGGCGTGGAAGTGGCAGCAGGGTTCGGCCGCCTCGGGTGAGGTCATCGGTCTGGGCACCGACGTCGGTGGTATGGCGATGTGCTACCGCCGTGACATCTTCGAGAAGGCGGGCCTGCCGACCGACCGTGAGGCCGTGACGAAGCTGTGGCCGACGTGGGAGGACTACATCGCCACGGGCGTGAAGTTCAAGGCCGCCAACGTCAAGGGCTCCTCCTGGATGGACGGCCCGACCGTCATGTACCGCTCCGTGCTCGGCCAGCAGCCGGTCGGCATCTACGACGGCGCCAACGTCGTCGTGGAGACGAACCCGGGTGTGAAGAAGGCCTGGGACCTGACGATCGACGCGATCAACAAGGGCCTGTCGGCGAAGATCGCCGCCTGGTCGGCGGACTGGAACGCGGGTATGGCCAACGGTTCGTTCGTCACGCTGGCGTGCCCGTCGTGGATGATGGCCTACATCCAGTCGCAGGCCAAGGACTCCTCGGGTAAGTGGGACATCGCCGGTATCCCCGGTGGTGGCGGTAACTGGGGTGGTTCGTTCCTGACGCTGCCCAAGCAGGGCAAGAACGTTGCTGAGGCGTCGAAGCTGGCCAAGTGGCTGGTGGCGCCGGAGCAGCAGGCGAAGGTGTTCCGGGCGCTGGGTAACTTCCCGTCGACGGTGTCGCTGTACGAGCAGCCGGTGATCAAGGACTTCAAGAACCCGTTCTTCAACAACGCTCCGGTCGGCCAGATCTTCTCGCAGTCGGTGAAGACGATGGTGCCGCAGTACATGGGCCCGAAGTCCGGTGACATCAACACCGCGATCCAGAACGGCCTGACCCGGGTCGAGCAGGGCAAGCAGAAGCCGGACGAGGCCTGGACGCAGTCCCTCAAGGACGTCAAGGCCCTCCTGTAA